AGCCAATTTCACTCGAGCATCAGCGGCTTTATCCAATCCAGTGCCTAACACATGTAACACCACTTCTGGGGCATGAATATGCCCACCATGCCCTGCAGCAGAATAATCCCAACGCCATTGCGCATGACGAATATCCACTAAAGCAGGTTCCATTTCTTGCTTACTTGCCCCAGCATTCCAAGCCGCTTGTGCTTCAAAATGTGCGTGAACCAACTGATCCTCTAAGCGAATCATCACATCTTTAATTTCTGTTTTACGAGATTGAACAATATTTTGTAAGGTTTCCTTGCTCTGATCGTGGCAGTTGGCACAGGTATTGTTAAAAGAATCAAATGGATTACCAATTTTATGATCGGTAAAGACTTTACCGTCCGCCCCTTTAACTTTTGGCATATGACAATCAATACAGGTTACCCCATTTTTACCATGCATACCCAACATCCAAGTTTCATAATCTGGGTGCTGTGCTTTTAACATTTGAGCTTTAGAAATTTTATGCGTCCAGTCAGTAAAACCGATTTCATCATAATGTTGCTCAATGGCATCTGCTGTTACCCCTTTTTCCCAAGGAAAAGTAACCTGTTTCAAATCCCCAGCAAAATAATATTCCACATGACAATTTGCACAAATGGCAGCACGTTGATCGGTACGATCCAAGCCATCAAAGGACATATCCAACTTATCCAAGGCTCTTAATACATGAGGACGAGCAATTCTTAAAGCAGGTTTACCCTGAGCAAAATCCTCTGACCCCGTATCATGACAATCAGCACAGCCAATAGCGTTTACCACCTCAGCACCGCCTTTTGACCATTTACCACTGAAATAACCTTCCTCGCCCCATTCCGCAATTAAACGAGCCACATCAGGGCCTTTACAAGTCCAACAAGCCATAGGTTGCGTATCCCCTGTAACCCCCGGTGCCCCTGTCCGCAAAATATTACGCACATCAATCACAGAATAAAAATGCCCTCTCGGTTTATTATATTCCTTAGCAAAAGCATAGCCTGCCCATAAAATCACAGTACGAGGATCTTCCACATTTACCGAATCAATGGCATCAGATTGTGCAGTATCCGCCCAAGTTTGATATTGTTTTGGATATTTTTCAGCAAATTGATGATTGGCGGACTCCACAATTAACTCAGGATTAACAGGCTTAACCTCTTGTTCAATCGGGGTATATTTAAACTCTGCAATAGCTTGTGGCGATAGCACATAAGCCAGCACCGCAGTTGTAATAACGAGGCTCTTAGTTAGGACGTTCACGATAATTACTCCATAAAATTTTAACCATGGTCAATGGGTAAGATTGTTATTCAAAATGAGAATATTTATCATTTAAAACAACAAGATAGATTACTAATTTGAAATTTACGCAAGACTAAAATAGCAAAAACCCCCAGCCCTTGCTAAATTATGTGAATTTTCTTTGTTTTTGATCAATTTTTTTAAATTAAGTGTTTAATTTATAACAACTTCATACCTATAAAGAGGTATTTGAGTTGGTGTTTTAAAAAAGGGGGGGGAGAAGAATTGGGGATATTGAGATTATTGAGCAAAATAATTGCAAAATTGATCACACGTTGAATTAAACCACAAAATATTTTACTAACTATTTTTTTAATTTATATATTTTCTACCATTGGTTTGTTTTCGCCAAAATAAAGTGGCTAAAAACAAACCAAGGCTTAATTTAAAAATGGCAATGTTATACTTGTTGCAATAAGGTCATCGCTAAACTTTTCGCACCTTTAAAATCCACTTTACCACTGGCTAAGGTTGGAATCTCTTCCACCATAAAAATTGCCGAAGGTTGCATTAGTGGTGGAAGGGTTGAATTTTTTAACCGTTCTTGAATTTGCGTTAATTCAAGCTCTGACTTCACTAATAAAACCACCGCTTCGCCTTTTTTCTCATCAGGTACATTAGCGGCAACAAATGTAGCTTGTTCGCCTAAGATATTACCAATTTGTTCTTCAACACTGCCAAGACTTATCATTTCTCCGCCTATCTTGGCAAAGCGAGAATAGCGATCCACAATGGTAATAAAGCCCTGTTCATCAATATGTCCTTTATCGCCAGTTTTGTAATAACGAATACCATCAATCTCGGCGATCACATCATTCGTTTTCTCAGGATCATTTAAATAGCCTTTCATAACCTGTCCGCCACCAATGACAATTAAGCCATCTTCACCCATAGGTAATTCGGTTAAGGTTTGTGGATCAACAATTTTAATGATCGTACCCGGCAATGGGATACCCACCGAACCCACTTTGTTAAAGACCATTTCTTTTAAACTATCAGGATCTAAAATATTTGGCATATTCACTGAGGCAACTGGGGCGGTTTCCGTTGTACCATAGCCCTCATAAACCTCAAGCCCAAATTTTAATTTGAAGCCCTCTTTAACATCTGGTTTTAATTTTTCAGCTCCTGCTACCACCATTCGTATAGATTGGAACATTAATGGGTGCAATTTGCGATTGCGAATATAAAGCCTAAAGAAAGTTGATGTACCAAATAAAATGGTTGCACTATGACGTGCTGCCATTTTGCCTACTGCCACACTGTCAGTAGGATCTGGTACGCTAACCATTTTTATTCCCATACATAAAGGCAATAATGTGGTTACCGTCAAGCCAAAGGAATGGAATACCGGCAGGGAATTTAAAATCACATCACTTTGTTTGAAATTTAATAACTCACTAATTTGCTTAATATTGGTTAATAAGTTTTTATGGCTTAATTCAATGCCTTTTGGCTCGCCCTCGCTACCACTACTAAATAAAATTACCGCCGTATCCTGTAAAGGGGTATGGCTAAAGGTTAATTTTAACCAACTCGCTGGCAATAAAAGTGCGGTCAATAATGACAAAATTTTTTGCGATTTTTTCACTTGCTTTGACAATGCTTCCACCAACAAGGCTTTGTCTGCTAATAATTGCTGATAATCAAAGCCTTTATTTTGTAACTTGGCTAAAAATTTTTCAGAGGTAATAACGGTATGAATATTGGCTTTATTCAATGCCGCCGTCATACTTTGCTCACTCAAGGTATAATTGAGGTTCACAGGCACTTTACCACTAATAAATAACGCCATATTCACAATCGCTGCAATGGACGAACTCGGCAACAACACACCAATATGTTTTTCTTCGCCAAGCTGATGGGAGAATAATTTTTTAAACACCAATACCGCAGTAATAAACTTCAAATTGCTGAGGTTCATACCCATACTATCTACGCTACAAGTTTTAAATAAACGTTTCTTAGCACTATCAATCCATTCATACATAAAGGGCTGCTGACGATCGATAAAGTTTTCCCAACAAGAGAATGACAATTCCACCACTTTTTGTTTCATTGCTGCACGATCAATAAATTGGCGAATCGGTTTACCAAATGCCACCAAAATATCTCGCTTGCCTCTTACTTTAGAAATGGCACGATAATGTTGCTCTGCTCGTGAAAAACTTGAACCCCATAATCCCCGTAGATAAAAAGGCACAATACATACTTCTTCAAGATCTTTAATAGCTAACTCATAACCACGTTGAAATTCATTAATTTGTCCGTTATAACTAATATGCCCTTCAGGGAATAATGCCACGACTTCCCCATTGGCAAGTAATTGACGAATTTTTTCAATAGATTCTTTGCTTGAACCTGCCCCAATAGGAATCACTTTAAAAATTTTAAATAACCAAGTGAGATACCATTTGTTATAAATACCCCGATACATCACAAACTTAATCGCTCTAGGGCTTGCAGCTTGTAATACTAACCAGTCAATCCAGCTAATATGGTTACCCAGCAATAACACACCGCCACTTTGCGGAAGATTGTTCAAGCCTTCTACATTAAAGCGGTAACCTGTTTTTAGCACAGGCAATAACAACAAACGGGTAAATAAATGAGGCAGTTGTAATACCGCATAAAATGACCCCACTAAACATACCGCCGCCGCAAATAACAATAAACCTCGTGTAGAAACATTAGCTGACACAAAAGCAATGCTCAATAATAAGAAGGCAACCATAGCAATATTTTGCATAAAATTGTTGCCCGCCATAATCTTACCACTGGTCTTTTCAGGGGCAAAAAATTGAATGGTGGCATTTAATGGCACAATAAATAAGCCACCAAATAAGCCAAATAGGAATGAACATAGCACCATTACCGCAAGATTTGAGGAAGAAGCAATAAAGAAAATGGCAAAGAAAATCCCCAAAGCCCCTACTGGCACAATACCATGCTCAATATGTTTTTTTGACATCGCCCCCGCAATCGCTGATCCCGCAATTAAACCTAAACCGCTTACCGCCAAAATCGCTTGAATAATAATGGCATTATCATCGGCAAAAATCGCTTTATAATGAGCAGGAAATGCAGCCACAATCACTTGCGACACGCCCCAAAATACACTTAATCCAATAATACTTAACCAAATATTATGATTTTGGCGCACAATTTGCATATTTTGTTTTAAATATGACAGGGTAAAATAACGTTTCAGATCAAATTTTTCCCCTTGTACATCATCATTTTTGGCGGCAAAAAACGGAATTTTAAAGGCAAAAAACGCTTCTAAGGCACTTAATAACACCAAACAAAAACCAATTACATACATACTGGCAAGTATGGCATCAGGGCTATCACCCACCACATAAAACCGCTCAAATACAAAAGAAAAAGCAAAAGAACTAAATAAAATGGCAACAATCGTCAAAGCCTGAATAATCCCATTGGCTCGCCCTAGGTTTTCAGTGCCTACAATAGATTTAATGATGCTATATTTAGCTGGCGAATAAACCGCACTTTGCGTTGCAAGCACCAGAGTAAGCATAAAAGCTAACTCAAAAGCACCAGCCACATAGCAAATAAACAAAGCGGCACTAATTAACACAGCAGCCACACTGGCAAGACGAATCACTTTGGTGTGAGAATATTTATCATTGATAAAACCTGATGGTGAAAACAAGAAAATAAAGGGTAGCAAAATCATCGCATTGATTAATGCAGTCAATACCACTAAGGTTGTTCCATCAAAACTCTTCAACAATACATTTTGAATAGTAATTTTATGGGCTAAATCCACACTAGCATTCAAAAATGCAATAGCAAGATAGGGCAAAAACCCCTTTGTTTTCAATAAACTCACACTTTACCTCAAATTGTTATTATGGTTAATTGAATAGATAGGATAAGTAAATTGATTAAAAAAGCAATATTTTTAGTGATTTTCATTGATGAATATGTTGATAAATGGGAAGCGTGATGAGTTTTGAGATTTTTTTCACTTTTATTTCCCTACTCCAAAAACTAAAATGATTTTAATCAAAATTTATCTTGTTTTTTGTATTTTTGATATTATCATATCTGGCAAAACATTTATTTACATTAATTTTCTTTATGGTCATTCTATTTAAGGATCGCTTATGATAAATATCTATCTGCCAAGCAAGCAAGCAAGCAAGCAAGCAAGCAAGCAAGCAAGCAAGCAAGCAAGCAAGCAAGCAAGCAAGCAAGCAAGCAAGCAAGCAAGCAAGCAAGCAAGCAAGCAAGCAAGCAAGCAAGCAAGCAAGCAAGCAAGTTAATCATTTCTCTACCCTAATTTCAAGTCTTTTT
Above is a window of Volucribacter amazonae DNA encoding:
- the nrfA gene encoding ammonia-forming nitrite reductase cytochrome c552 subunit, giving the protein MNVLTKSLVITTAVLAYVLSPQAIAEFKYTPIEQEVKPVNPELIVESANHQFAEKYPKQYQTWADTAQSDAIDSVNVEDPRTVILWAGYAFAKEYNKPRGHFYSVIDVRNILRTGAPGVTGDTQPMACWTCKGPDVARLIAEWGEEGYFSGKWSKGGAEVVNAIGCADCHDTGSEDFAQGKPALRIARPHVLRALDKLDMSFDGLDRTDQRAAICANCHVEYYFAGDLKQVTFPWEKGVTADAIEQHYDEIGFTDWTHKISKAQMLKAQHPDYETWMLGMHGKNGVTCIDCHMPKVKGADGKVFTDHKIGNPFDSFNNTCANCHDQSKETLQNIVQSRKTEIKDVMIRLEDQLVHAHFEAQAAWNAGASKQEMEPALVDIRHAQWRWDYSAAGHGGHIHAPEVVLHVLGTGLDKAADARVKLARVLAKHGITEPVKIPDISTAEKAWAATGIDIDAEHKAKDEFLKTVVPQWDKEARAKGLLPEDKK
- a CDS encoding acyl-[ACP]--phospholipid O-acyltransferase; this encodes MSLLKTKGFLPYLAIAFLNASVDLAHKITIQNVLLKSFDGTTLVVLTALINAMILLPFIFLFSPSGFINDKYSHTKVIRLASVAAVLISAALFICYVAGAFELAFMLTLVLATQSAVYSPAKYSIIKSIVGTENLGRANGIIQALTIVAILFSSFAFSFVFERFYVVGDSPDAILASMYVIGFCLVLLSALEAFFAFKIPFFAAKNDDVQGEKFDLKRYFTLSYLKQNMQIVRQNHNIWLSIIGLSVFWGVSQVIVAAFPAHYKAIFADDNAIIIQAILAVSGLGLIAGSAIAGAMSKKHIEHGIVPVGALGIFFAIFFIASSSNLAVMVLCSFLFGLFGGLFIVPLNATIQFFAPEKTSGKIMAGNNFMQNIAMVAFLLLSIAFVSANVSTRGLLLFAAAVCLVGSFYAVLQLPHLFTRLLLLPVLKTGYRFNVEGLNNLPQSGGVLLLGNHISWIDWLVLQAASPRAIKFVMYRGIYNKWYLTWLFKIFKVIPIGAGSSKESIEKIRQLLANGEVVALFPEGHISYNGQINEFQRGYELAIKDLEEVCIVPFYLRGLWGSSFSRAEQHYRAISKVRGKRDILVAFGKPIRQFIDRAAMKQKVVELSFSCWENFIDRQQPFMYEWIDSAKKRLFKTCSVDSMGMNLSNLKFITAVLVFKKLFSHQLGEEKHIGVLLPSSSIAAIVNMALFISGKVPVNLNYTLSEQSMTAALNKANIHTVITSEKFLAKLQNKGFDYQQLLADKALLVEALSKQVKKSQKILSLLTALLLPASWLKLTFSHTPLQDTAVILFSSGSEGEPKGIELSHKNLLTNIKQISELLNFKQSDVILNSLPVFHSFGLTVTTLLPLCMGIKMVSVPDPTDSVAVGKMAARHSATILFGTSTFFRLYIRNRKLHPLMFQSIRMVVAGAEKLKPDVKEGFKLKFGLEVYEGYGTTETAPVASVNMPNILDPDSLKEMVFNKVGSVGIPLPGTIIKIVDPQTLTELPMGEDGLIVIGGGQVMKGYLNDPEKTNDVIAEIDGIRYYKTGDKGHIDEQGFITIVDRYSRFAKIGGEMISLGSVEEQIGNILGEQATFVAANVPDEKKGEAVVLLVKSELELTQIQERLKNSTLPPLMQPSAIFMVEEIPTLASGKVDFKGAKSLAMTLLQQV